The DNA segment TCTATGCACTTCATCCCAAAGTCCCAGTCGTTGTAGGATGGCAAAGACAATATTTTTGGTATATACTATAAATGGGCTTTGAGTGGGACGACAACAAAGCCGAATCAAATTTTTTGAAACACGGTATCAAATTCGAGGAAGCTGTAACAGTTTTTGCCGACCCGTATCTCATGTTTACGGAAGACTCTATTCATTCTCAGGGAGAAGAAAGGGAATGGGCAATTGGTGAAGCGGAAGATGGGTCAATTGTTGTGGTTG comes from the Nostoc sp. PCC 7120 = FACHB-418 genome and includes:
- a CDS encoding BrnT family toxin — its product is MGFEWDDNKAESNFLKHGIKFEEAVTVFADPYLMFTEDSIHSQGEEREWAIGEAEDGSIVVVVFTMRGERIRIISARKATKRECQQYESGI